The following are encoded together in the Coffea arabica cultivar ET-39 chromosome 1c, Coffea Arabica ET-39 HiFi, whole genome shotgun sequence genome:
- the LOC113729729 gene encoding uncharacterized protein isoform X3: MGFDIECIIDIQKYPGEYFCPVCRTLVYPNEALQSQCTHLYCKPCLAHVANNTRACPYDGYLVTESDSKLLIESDKALAENIGKVKVRCLYHRSGCTWEGPLSECTLHCSGCSFGSSPVICNRCGVQIVHRQVHDHAQSCPGVYQVQQADAAQVVASSGLTAATGAANQNQATSQAGAPTSKAQISHIAPPPLVPGQNSNQQANANSQAPATAPTTDQWYQQQYQQYYQQYAGYDPYQQAYTQYYPYQQLAVQQYPPQVLGQQPQIQVYAQAAAQVQPPSSSQPQVHPQTQSQPLNPGQPIAQAQPPPQPHPVQSQIKTQAQVQPHGATLIHSQPLAPQGQNQVQANPQQLPHPAVQSHAQIPAQANSIPGLPAPQTQHYNQPQAQPQPQPHPVQPQPQHVQAQYQQPHLPMHHPQPSLVHLQSHMLTQTQPQAQPQPQSQPHPQLQPQPQPQVQPQPQLQPHLRPSLPNQPTVPSAQPQPLPSSGHAVSGYQSYLQPQPPQQQPIPAHPASVSLPSGQMQGQVFPQPPLMRPPSQVPVLNQQQAQFQSQVQVSSMTTTQQQQFHPQPPQLSHPNQQHPVIHSNQHGLPQQYAQQQPFSNSAQGQLSHHNLVQQQSQLHPQGPPPMMQQSFNAYPQLQQNVANASVVQSQQPHNYVGRPLMPHQGAPSQPQPFQQSSSGFISGAQIRPGQFGPYQQSPNQNYANKTNNQLLTASDQQILQSGMTSTSGVLLRQGDGVSDKTNVVFEAGLPSQNDAEKVANASRVDSVEMKPLKSDVGISYEQDAARESTENSRKSESLVRDAGSELHGGIDGSGQPLTKLPLKEERVGYSLEHSSDVKSNEVAKQRDTIGDVRTDDVEPHKDQKAIFVKAGDESLQASTGPVNQQKSAGPLILQSGPPVGPPSRTQLPGYPAMPGRPQGSGLLPQPRQPLNSNEQFQSPLLRQPHDVLPGGIPALGSTATFGRAPVPFGPPQGPALTALPPGSADPRGGIMGRAPQHGPAETEMLPKQRQSHFDGEHTKIPGSFERGPLGHPSGVEPNALRMNGKLGLEKSSLGSQDDRFKALPGEHLNPFTREPTWPRDLGSRPLDRGPHGLNYDARPTLDSAGGGPASRMLPPFHPSGGPGMARHDVEHLVPRSPDREYLGMKAHSHGEGSRRNLPLDPQGDKPGGQQLGEPGSRGSFSLQGFPSDGPYAGDMSTFDNSRKRKNMSMGWCRICKVDCETVEGLDRHSQSREHQKMSLDMVMSIKLQNKKKFKASNDRGGRELGNKKRNIGQEGRGKKP, encoded by the exons ATGGGTTTCGATATTGAGTGCATAATTGACATTCAAAAGTATCCTGGGGAGTACTTTTGTCCTGTTTGTCGTACACTTGTTTACCCAAATGAAGCACTTCAGTCGCAGTGCACCCATCTATATTGCAAGCCTTGTTTGGCGCATGTTGCCAACAATACCCGTGCCTGTCCCTATGATGGATATTTGGTTACGGAATCAGATTCTAAG CTACTCATTGAATCAGACAAAGCACTTGCTGAAAATATCGGCAAAGTAAAAGTACGCTGTCTGTATCACAGAAGTGGATGCACATGGGAGGGTCCTCTGTCTGAGTGTACTCTGCATTGTTCTGGCTGCAGCTTTGGGAGTTCCCCGGTCATCTGCAACCGATGTGGAGTTCAAATTGTGCATCGTCAAGTACATGATCATGCCCAGAGTTGTCCT GGTGTGTATCAAGTGCAACAGGCAGATGCTGCTCAGGTTGTTGCCAGCTCGGGTTTGACTGCTGCCACTGGGGCTGCAAATCAAAATCAAGCTACCAGCCAGGCTGGAGCACCGACTTCTAAGGCCCAAATCTCTCATATTGCTCCTCCACCTTTGGTTCCTGGACAGAACTCCAATCAGCAGGCAAATGCAAACTCTCAGGCTCCAGCTACTGCGCCAACTACAGATCAATGGTATCAGCAACAATATCAGCAATACTACCAGCAGTATGCTGGTTATGACCCCTATCAGCAGGCTTATACACAGTATTATCCGTACCAGCAGTTAGCTGTTCAACAGTATCCCCCACAGGTACTTGGGCAGCAACCCCAGATTCAGGTCTATGCTCAGGCTGCTGCCCAGGTGCAGCCACCATCCTCTTCCCAACCACAGGTTCATCCTCAAACACAATCTCAACCGCTGAATCCTGGGCAACCTATAGCTCAAGCACAACCTCCACCCCAACCCCATCCTGTCCAATCTCAAATAAAGACTCAAGCACAGGTCCAACCGCATGGGGCTACCTTAATTCATTCTCAACCTTTGGCCCCACAGGGTCAGAACCAGGTTCAAGCTAATCCACAGCAGTTACCTCACCCTGCTGTGCAATCTCATGCTCAAATTCCAGCACAGGCTAACTCTATTCCTGGACTTCCAGCTCCTCAAACCCAGCATTATAACCAGCCCCAGGCCCAGCCCCAGCCCCAACCTCATCCTGTGCAGCCTCAGCCACAACATGTTCAGGCTCAATATCAGCAGCCACATCTACCAATGCACCATCCACAGCCTTCTCTGGTTCATCTCCAATCTCATATGCTGACTCAGACCCAGCCGCAAGCTCAACCTCAACCTCAATCTCAACCACATCCACAGCTCCAGCCCCAACCTCAACCACAAGTCCAGCCCCAACCACAGCTTCAACCACATTTGCGGCCTTCACTTCCCAATCAACCTACTGTTCCAAGTGCCCAGCCCCAGCCTTTGCCTTCCTCTGGGCATGCTGTTTCTGGATATCAATCCTATTTGCAGCCTCAGCCCCCCCAGCAACAACCAATTCCTGCTCATCCTGCCAGTGTTTCTTTACCCTCTGGTCAAATGCAAGGTCAGGTTTTTCCCCAACCACCATTGATGCGTCCTCCATCACAGGTTCCAGTGCTTAATCAGCAACAAGCTCAGTTTCAATCTCAAGTTCAAGTTTCTAGCATGACTACTACTCAGCAGCAGCAGTTCCATCCTCAACCTCCACAGCTGAGCCACCCTAATCAACAGCACCCTGTTATTCACTCAAATCAGCATGGGTTGCCTCAGCAATATGCACAACAACAGCCTTTTTCTAACTCTGCTCAGGGTCAGTTGAGTCATCACAATCTTGTACAACAGCAGTCTCAGCTACACCCACAAGGCCCACCTCCTATGATGCAGCAAAGTTTTAATGCCTATCCCCAGTTGCAGCAAAATGTTGCAAATGCTTCTGTTGTACAATCTCAGCAACCTCATAACTATGTCGGAAGACCTCTGATGCCACATCAAGGTGCACCATCTCAGCCTCAGCCTTTTCAACAGTCTTCCAGTGGTTTTATTTCTGGAGCTCAAATCAGGCCTGGTCAATTTGGCCCGTACCAACAATCTCCAAATCAGAATTACGCAAATAAGACCAATAACCAGCTGCTGACAGCTTCTGATCAGCAAATTCTTCAGTCTGGGATGACTTCCACATCCGGAGTGCTGCTGAGGCAGGGTGACGGTGTTTCTGATAAAACAAATGTTGTGTTTGAAGCAGGGTTGCCTTCTCAGAATGATGCTGAGAAGGTTGCAAATGCTTCTAGAGTTGATTCTGTTGAAATGAAGCCTCTGAAATCTGATGTAGGGATAAGTTATGAGCAAGATGCAGCCAGAGAAAGCACTGAAAATTCTAGAAAGAGTGAATCTCTTGTCAGGGATGCTGGCAGTGAATTACATGGAGGAATAGATGGTTCTGGTCAGCCTTTAACCAAGTTACCTTTGAAGGAAGAGCGTGTTGGGTACTCCTTAGAGCATTCTTCTGATGTAAAGTCAAATGAAGTAGCAAAACAGCGAGATACTATTGGTGATGTCCGGACTGATGATGTAGAACCTCACAAGGATCAGAAGGCAATATTTGTAAAAGCTGGGGATGAGAGCTTGCAGGCTAGTACTGGGCCTGTTAATCAGCAAAAGTCTGCTGGACCTCTGATATTGCAATCGGGACCTCCTGTTGGACCTCCATCTCGTACACAACTTCCTGGATATCCAGCTATGCCAGGGAGGCCTCAAGGATCTGGACTTTTGCCTCAACCTAGGCAACCGTTGAACTCAAATGAGCAATTCCAGTCACCATTGCTTAGACAACCTCATGATGTACTCCCTGGAGGGATCCCTGCTTTAGGTTCTACAGCCACATTTGGTAGGGCACCTGTTCCTTTTGGTCCTCCTCAGGGGCCTGCCTTGACTGCTTTACCTCCTGGTTCAGCTGATCCTCGAGGTGGGATAATGGGAAGAGCCCCTCAGCATGGTCCAGCAGAAACTGAAATGTTACCGAAGCAGAGGCAGAGCCACTTTGATGGAGAACACACAAAGATACCTGGATCTTTTGAGAGAGGTCCTCTAGGGCATCCTTCTGGAGTTGAACCAAATGCTTTGCGGATGAATGGAAAGCTGGGGCTTGAAAAATCTTCACTTGGGTCACAGGATGACAGGTTCAAGGCTTTGCCTGGGGAGCATTTGAACCCTTTTACAAGGGAACCTACTTGGCCTCGGGATCTAG GATCAAGGCCTCTTGACAGGGGACCTCATGGGTTGAACTATGATGCTCGGCCAACATTGGATTCTGCCGGAGGTGGGCCTGCGTCTAGAATGCTGCCTCCATTTCATCCTTCTGGTG GTCCTGGAATGGCTAGGCATGATGTGGAACATTTGGTTCCGAGAAGTCCTGATAGGGAATACCTCGGCATGAAAGCACACTCACATGGTGAAGGATCCAGACGGAATCTGCCTTTAGATCCTCAAG GAGATAAACCAGGTGGTCAACAACTTGGTGAGCCTGGTTCTAGGGGCAGTTTTTCACTCCAGGGATTTCCAAGTGATGGGCCTTATGCT GGCGACATGAGTACCTTTGATAACtcaagaaagaggaaaaatatGAGCATGGGATGGTGTCGCATATGCAAAGTGGATTGTGAAACTGTGGAAGGCTTAGACAGGCATTCACAATCAAGAGAGCACCAGAAGATGTCTCTCGACATGGTTATGAGCATCAAGCTGCAGAATAAGAAGAAATTTAA GGCTTCAAATGATCGTGGTGGACGTGAATTgggaaacaagaaaagaaacattGGTCAAGAGGGTCGTGGCAAGAAGCCTTGA